One Mytilus trossulus isolate FHL-02 chromosome 5, PNRI_Mtr1.1.1.hap1, whole genome shotgun sequence DNA segment encodes these proteins:
- the LOC134718177 gene encoding LDL receptor repeat-containing protein egg-1-like, with product MQRHYSLICLVMIGLHVANGEICSPDELECRIGKQCYPKENRCNGIEDCPDGEDEYECDACNGGAVPCRRSSYVKCLPSETRCDGIMACQGAPDEENCTVCNKNAFKCPKEERCIQEKWVCDGTADCNDFADEIGCFQCGADELFCPFDSVECIHASKILDGNNDCGGCYDERFSEECFNGQG from the exons ATGCAAAGACATTACAGTTTGATATGTTTGGTTATGATTGGACTCCATGTAGCAA ATGGGGAAATTTGTTCACCAGATGAACTAGAATGTAGAATTGGCAAACAATGTTATCCAAAGGAAAACAGATGTAATGGGATAGAAGACTGTCCCGATGGAGAGGATGAATATGAATGTGATG CATGCAATGGTGGTGCCGTTCCATGCAGACGCAGCTCATATGTGAAATGTTTGCCTAGTGAAACGCGTTGTGACGGAATTATGGCATGTCAAGGTGCCCCAGATGAAGAGAACTGTACTg TTTGTAACAAGAATGCTTTCAAATGCCCAAAAGAAGAAAGATGTATTCAAGAAAAGTGGGTATGCGACGGGACAGCAGACTGCAATGATTTTGCAGATGAAATCGGATGTTTCC AATGTGGTGCGGACGAGCTGTTTTGTCCTTTTGATAGCGTAGAATGTATTCACGCCAGCAAAATACTTGATGGAAATAATGATTGTGGAGGGTGTTATGATGAGCGCTTTAGTGAAGAATGTTTCAATG GACAGGGCTAG
- the LOC134719792 gene encoding uncharacterized protein LOC134719792, whose protein sequence is MDCIKPVPVKSWKEILPGDHIILRRSFYDHHAILVGVLQPEEDNIDQIELDLIHQTNSIRGAVCACVCRRTLAELKRKTVIVNLKEDMVMVCRYWGRIQPKNHETVVRRATGALEGDKEEFQYDIVNNNCEHFASWCVTGRRLSIQIRKIRTVYKIFCRSRLRGLGDELLRNKVMFEHGMLCKTCFERNEKMLDVTRKIVRRKDDIQKGDIILYKYYRILHCSVVLDVVSRKDTYIKCNIAHYAFNGPFGILRRKIIQSETLKCSLNGSFSVFEYSSGEFNTYEPDEVVCRAKKRMEEKMFAYFSNDSSHYARWCKLKLSKSDK, encoded by the coding sequence ATGGATTGTATCAAACCAGTACCAGTTAAGAGTTGGAAGGAAATTCTCCCAGGCGATCATATTATTCTTCGAAGGAGTTTTTATGACCATCACGCAATTTTAGTTGGCGTTCTTCAACCAGAGGAAGATAACATTGACCAGATTGAGTTGGATTTAATTCACCAGACAAACAGTATAAGGGGTGCTGTGTGTGCTTGTGTGTGTCGTAGAACATTAGCCGAATTGAAACGTAAAACCGTAATTGTCAATCTAAAAGAGGATATGGTAATGGTTTGTAGATATTGGGGAAGAATACAGCCGAAAAATCACGAAACAGTAGTGAGACGGGCAACGGGGGCTTTAGAAGGTGACAAGGAAGAATTTCAGTATGACATTGTTAACAATAATTGCGAACATTTTGCTTCTTGGTGCGTAACTGGAAGAAGGCTCAGCATTCAAATAAGAAAGATTAGaacagtttacaaaatattttgtcgaaGTAGATTACGTGGTCTAGGTGACGAGCTATTAAGAAACAAGGTTATGTTTGAACATGGTATGCTGTGCAAAACGTGTTTCGAGAGAAATGAGAAAATGCTTGATGTTACAAGAAAGATAGTTCGACGAAAGGACGACATACAAAAAGGtgacataattttatataaatattacagaATTCTACATTGTTCAGTGGTTCTTGATGTCGTAAGTCGTAAAGACACATATATCAAGTGCAACATTGCCCACTATGCATTCAATGGACCATTTGGCATATTGAGACGAAAAATAATACAAAGCGAAACTTTGAAATGTTCTTTAAATGGatctttttctgtatttgaaTACTCGAGTGGTGAATTTAACACTTATGAGCCGGATGAAGTAGTTTGTCGAGCTAAGAAAAGAATGGAAGAGAAAATGTTTGCTTATTTTTCTAATGACTCAAGCCATTATGCCCGCTGGTGTAAATTGAAATTGTCAAAAAGTGACAAATAA